The Lepisosteus oculatus isolate fLepOcu1 chromosome 4, fLepOcu1.hap2, whole genome shotgun sequence genome window below encodes:
- the LOC138238110 gene encoding serine protease 27-like produces MAVGISLCVLAALVLTVRACGQAPLSPSVLQGDSAQEGSWPWQASLHVNGQYWCGGSLINSDWVLTSAACFRWSTSVASYWTVYLGRQTQLGSNPHEVSRGVQTIILYPISVDNLYNNIALVKLSSPVIFTDYIQPICLADANSSFHRCTSCWLTGWGNMTDGSRLI; encoded by the exons ATGGCGGTGGGCATCAGTCTCTGTGTGTTGGCGGCTCTGGTCCTGACAGTGAGAG CCTGCGGCCAGGCGCCCCTGAGTCCCAGTGTCCTGCAGGGAGACTCTGCCCAGGAGGGGTCCTGGCCCTGGCAGGCCAGCCTACACGTGAATGGTCAATACTGGTGTGGAGGCTCACTGATCAACAGCGACTGGGTGCTGACCTCTGCAGCTTGCTTTCGCTG gaGCACTAGTGTTGCCAGTTATTGGACAGTGTAcctgggcagacagacacagctgggttCGAATCCTCATGAAGTGTCCAGAGGGGTCCAGACGATCATTCTTTACCCCATCTCTGTCGATAATCTATACAATAACATTGCCCTGGTAAAGCTGAGCAGCCCTGTGATCTTCACTGACTACATCCAGCCCATCTGTCTGGCCGACGCCAACAGCTCCTTCCACAGATGCACCAGCTGCTGGCTCACGGGCTGGGGCAACATGACTGATGGAAGTAGGTTAATCTAA